One window from the genome of Balaenoptera musculus isolate JJ_BM4_2016_0621 chromosome 3, mBalMus1.pri.v3, whole genome shotgun sequence encodes:
- the LOC118892389 gene encoding T-cell-specific guanine nucleotide triphosphate-binding protein 2-like — MDWFTSYFLSGKNFEQLAQKFVPHYSTLISKAGGILSQESVERIRRVFQEGTLKEVVEEIQEALQKSENAPLDVAVIGQSGSGKSSFINALLGLGHEEEGSAHVGVVPTTMKKTPYQHPKYPNVTFWDLPGTGTPNSLPDSYLEIVGDDDYDFFIIISSSRFSSNDALLAQKIKEKGKNFYFARTMVDVELHSEEKSKPITFKKERVLQQIRDDYLAILSNIGVSNPCVFLVSNFHPDKFDFPRLQETLLQDLPAHKRYTFVLQLSNLSDAFIEVKRVILKEKIWLNALKSAALAIIPFMAFFSGFDLPKQEKCLNLYRSYFGLDEQSVKEIAQKLGTSVQEIKSSTKSLDFWLFVKNDSIAAKAMKCAESFCSVNGGLRSSIFQFLKVYFLRLKFINTVADDVKMLLHKTLGS; from the coding sequence ATGGATTGGTTCACCTCATATTTCCTGTCAGGAAAGAATTTTGAGCAATTGGCCCAAAAATTTGTCCCTCACTACTCCACATTGATCAGCAAGGCAGGGGGGATCCTCTCTCAGGAAAGCGTTGAACGTATTCGAAGAGTCTTTCAGGAGGGAACTTTAAAAGAGGTGGTTGAAGAGATTCAGGAAGCACTTCAGAAATCTGAGAATGCTCCCTTGGATGTGGCTGTGATTGGGCAATCTGGTTCTGGGAAGTCCAGTTTCATCAATGCCCTGCTAGGTCTTGGTCATGAAGAAGAGGGGTCTGCTCATGTTGGAGTTGTGCCAACCACCATGAAGAAAACCCCCTATCAACATCCAAAATATCCCAATGTGACCTTCTGGGACCTGCCTGGAACTGGGACTCCCAATTCCCTTCCAGATTCTTATCTAGAAATTGTGGGAGATGATGACTAtgactttttcatcattatttcttcCTCACGGTTCAGCTCAAATGATGCTCTCCTGGCCCAGAAAAtcaaggagaaggggaagaatttCTACTTTGCTAGAACAATGGTGGATGTTGAATTACATAgtgaagagaaaagcaaacccaTAACCTTCAAAAAGGAGAGAGTCCTTCAGCAGATCCGAGATGACTACCTGGCTATTCTCAGCAACATCGGAGTATCTAATCCGTGTGTCTTCCTGGTCTCCAACTTTCACCCGGATAAGTTTGATTTCCCAAGACTGCAGGAGACACTGCTGCAGGATCTCCCTGCTCATAAGCGCTACACCTTTGTGCTCCAGTTGTCCAATTTGTCTGATGCTTTCATTGAGGTGAAGAGAGTTATCCTCAAAGAGAAGATCTGGCTGAATGCCCTGAAATCAGCCGCTTTGGCCATCATCCCTTTCATGGCCTTCTTCAGTGGCTTTGATTTGCCTAAACAGGAGAAGTGCTTGAACCTTTATCGAAGCTATTTTGGTTTGGATGAGCAGTCAGTCAAAGAGATTGCCCAGAAGCTGGGCACATCTGTGCAAGAGATCAAGAGCTCCACAAAGTCCTTGGATTTCTGGTTATTTGTGAAGAATGACAGTATAGCAGCAAAGGCCATGAAATGTGCTGAATCCTTTTGCTCAGTGAACGGAGGACTCCGATCTTCTATCTTTCAATTTTTGAAAGTATATTTTCTACGTTTGAAATTCATCAATACTGTGGCTGATGATGTTAAAATGCTGTTGCATAAGACTTTAGGGAGCTGA